aactagtgtggctcgggcatttcatcgaacacctcatgtgcataggaggtgagctagtgcacccaaatgccctcccctcgtcggccagaaaaacagagcagtggagtgctctgctcgcgggcgagggggtatatataggcacctcattggtcccggttcgtggctggaacctgGACTAAgggccaccctttggtcccggttccagccacgaaccgggaccaatgggtgtgggccgggcctcgtggggcattggtcccggttcgtctggacccatttaTCTGGGCGGCTCGATATGTCATCGGGATGCGTTGCATTGAATTCCTTTGGCAGCTAGTGTCTtgttgttttctcgtctttcttTCATCATCCAACTAATTTTCTTTTGTGCTCAAGCATTCCCTGTTTTTGGAGGCTAAACATGCTGTAGCTTAATGACATTGTCAGTGTTCTTTAAACATTCTATACTGTTGTAGCTTAGGCTAATATGTTGTAGATTATTTGTAGATTATTTTGTGCTCAACTTATGATTACGCCGCTGGAATCCCTTGAGAACATGCTCTAACTACCATTTATCATTGATGCTTGTTGATTCAGATTTTCACCATTAATCGTAGCTCTTGATTATGTAGATGTAAGCTCACATTGTTTAATCTCCCCCTCGTTGGTTGAGTTCTGTTATATGTTTAAATTGCAGGAAACATGTTGGAAGGTCACTAGAATAAAATCAATGAACCACTTCTCGCCTGATGTGTTTAGTCTTTCGTTTTGGTATTTTGGAACTTCTTGGAATCGGGCTCTGCTCAGCTCATGATTTTAGGCCTTCATTTTTTGATTTTATAATTCATCGGAGTTCTTAATTACTAGCTCATAAGTTCAATTTGGaaatagggggggggggggggttatttCTTCTGTAGTTTACCTATGATCTTTTTCTGCCAAATTGCATTCAGTTTTCCTCTCCCAGCGGCAAGTCCTCAAACAGGGCATGTAAAATGTTTACCAGCGTGTGATTTTACAACTGTTTCCATTCATGCAAAGGAAACTACTAGCAGAAAACATAGCCACTATAAAAAATAGTCTGGGTTGTCAAACGGGGCCTAAGTGATGAGTTTATGTTTGACATGCAACTTGTAGCTTGTAGGAGAAAGCTTCTGGCTCAGAACGTGATTGGCCTCGTTTAATGTGACGGCCCGTGACTATATGGGAGTCGGCTCAGAACGTGAGAGGATTCTAGACCGGATGTAGCTGTAACGGCAAGGGCTGCAATAATTATCTGATCGGCGTGGGCCATTTGAACTGTGCTTATTAATATACTCTGCCACATACATGCGGAAATACGAGTGGCAGTGTGAATCTCAGAGGGAACGAACATCTCAGATAACATGAACATCTGTGCTCAGGAGCATAATAGCACTTTCGAGATGAAGATGGATCATGTTGACGTTAAAAAGTAATCCGCCGTTAAAAATAATCCATCGATAAAGGACCCAAGACGATATTATTGGAAAGGGCCAAAATTTCACCAAGCTTTATAAAACAATACAAGTATATATATGCAACTAGAAAAAAAATACCAAAAGGCAtgtggcaacgcacgggcgttctaCTAGTGTAACTAAAATTTCAGTAGGTACCCAATTATGGTCTGATTGTATCGGTTTTAGCCCGGTTTTCCGTAGATTAACCGGGCAATTCTCTTCTTCCTAATTAATCGATGAGGCAattcttttgcctccgtttcgaaaaaaaaatcAGCAGTGGAATTGACCATTCTTGCGGCAATGGCCAATCTCCTAAACTTGGTGTAAGTGGATCTGCATAATGACGCTGTATTTGGAACTATGCTAACAAGTAATACTCATCACTGAAACATGATATTTGCTTCATTGTTTCTTATATAACTTGATAATTCTCCAAGAAGCTTGTGCGGCTGAAATTGCTGCACATGGATGGTATAAATTTGCTGCCCATTCCATCCATTGCTTTTGGTCACTGGTGGTCACCCCTCAGCCCTCACTCACCACTCACCAGCAGACCGACAGGTGAAACCAAAGATAAGGTCCGGGACAGAGATGGCATGGCCAGTGCTCCAGCAGCTCCTGctcatcgccgccgccaccactGCGGCGGCGTCGTCCTCAGCGACGACGCCTGATGGGCCGGCGCCCTGGCCGGAGCAGTTCCACGCGGTGCTGTTCACGAACCTGACCAACGTCTCGATTGCTTCAACGGGCCCGCCGCTCCGCCTGCACGACCTGTACTACGACTGGCCGCGGCGGCGCAACCTGAACCTGATCCGGCACCAGCTCTCGGGGGACCCGCTGTACGACGTGGAGTGGAACAACGGCACCACCTTCTACTTCGACTCGGCCACCTGCCGCACGCAGCAGGTCCCCGTCGGCGTGCTCCCCCCCGGGTGGCTCGCCGACGGAGGCGCCGTCTACCTCGGCCGCGAGACCACCGGCGGGATCGACTGCCGCGTCTGGGGCAAGGCCGACTTCATCCTCTACTACGAGGACGCGCTCACGGGGCGCCCAGTCCGCTGGAACTTCCTTGACGGTATGCACATCCCCATTGCTACTGCACTACTGTTTGTTTATCAGCTCCGAAAAATCCATGTACGTACGTGATGTCTGAAACTTTATGGAGGTCTGCATGCATGTTTGCAGTGACGGGGTTACAGCAGTTCGTGATGAGCTTCGAGGTGGGCGTGGTGCTGGAAGACGACGACCAGTGGCAGGCGCCCGCGCACTGCTTCCTGGATGAAGCAGCCCACGGGACCAACGAGGATGACGACCATCTGGATGAATGGCAGGCGGCCATGCTATTCAGGAAGTTGGCTGGAGCTGCTGCCGCGTACTGAACATGTCTGAATCTGAATATATAAATAAATATATGGTGTGTGTTTGGCTGGCGAGCCACTCGTACATTACACGGGTGAACTATGTAATCTCGGGTTAGACCGATCGTGCTTGTGTTATCTTGTCTCTTGTCTGTTACTCGGTGTGTATATTTTGTAATGTAGAGCCCGGGGTACTCCCCTTTTCCAAAGTAATGAGATGTGTGTTTTCACATCTTGCTAGTGGGAAATGGCACTTGCATAAGTACTGCAACTATTAAATGTGTGACTTAGCTTACTTAAAGATAACCAATGATTAATTTTTTCTTAGACTATGCTATACAAAACCTTCACTGGAAATGTCACATCCCAGATTTTTCCCAAATCTGGGATGTTAAAAAATTCACAAGGAATTAATTTTTTTCTAGGAAATACCCATGAGTGCCTAGGATTTGATTGTGATTAACtttgattgtttgattgtttgcATAGAAGGGATAAAATCCCAATACAGTTAGTTGAAACCTAGCTAGTCCTTGGTAGGAACCAAACCTTTTCAAATTTATTTAGGCGTAAGGCTATCCCTGATAAGTCCCAAGTAATATTCAAAGCCCTATTAAAATTTTCCCAAAAGATTTGAGTTGGATTTATTTTGTAGTCAATTCAAATCAAAGGGAAAAAGGGAATTGTTCAAAAAATGGTCATGTATTTTATTGGCAGGGAATATTATTTccataagtccaaatgacatGTTGAACTTCTGCCTACTATCTAAAATGAATTTGAAACATATTTGGTTTTGAaaccaaattcaaatttaaaaggaAAATATAAGTGCATGCATTATATGTCCAAAATGCCCAAACAAAAAATTTGAACATTCACAAATATTCCATTTGGAATTTAGAAAATGTTCTctgtttgaaaaaaaatcaaattcaaacTCTATTTGAATTTACAAAGAAGacggaaaaagaaaaaagaagaaaaatggaaacggaaaagaaaaaataaaggcCCAATTGGACCAGCCAGCCAGGCCGTGGTCCAGTTAGCCAGGCCAGCCtcacgcccccccccccttctctCCCCCgagccactgacatgtggggcctgcATGTCAGGTCCGTCCCCCACCTCTCTCTCGCAACAGCCCACATCGCGCACGACCCCAAGCACGCCTGCGCCCACATTGCCCACGTTCACGTGCTCTCCGGCCACCGCACCTATAAATAGCCCTCGACCTCCTCATCATTTTGCCCCATTCGATTTGACCCGAGCATCCCCAGGCTGCATTCATATGGCACTAACATGGCACTCATCTATTTTTTTTCAGGCCACACCATCACAGCCATCAAGACAACGACGCATGTCGTGACTGCACTAAATCTCCTTATTACCACAGCCACAGTCTGAGTTACTGGGCTTACCGTTGTGATGGTGGAAACTACACTGCGCCCAGCAAGTACTAGCAAAACCTTGAAGAGCTGTCCGCCACGCTGCCTGAGGCAGCCGCCTCCTTCCCCTCTTTGTTCTACAAGCAGATGGTTGGTTCTAGCCAGGACAGAACATATGCTCTAGAAAGATGTCATGGTGACACAGAGGCCTATGACTGCAAGAGATGTCTCACTCGGGCCTTCCAGGATGCCCGGGTTGTATGCACATTTAGGAAGAGTGATTCTGTCTACTATGACGTGTGCAGTCTTGGGTTTGCTGAAAGAAACATCATATTTCATTACGGAGACTTGCACCCAGTGCAAAGCATTCGACAAGGCTGCTAGTGAACTGCTTGCTGATGTGACATATCCTTCAGGAATTTGTGTTGGGctggttgggggggggggggggggggcaatagCCCCCTCAGCTATATACAGTTATCGGTATCGATTCTTCAAGGCTTCGAACGGTGAGTTAAGCATGAGACGTGGAATTGATTTTTTTACATCATATTGTTCCTTGGGTTACATGTCAACTACATGCAGGACGACATATTTGGATTGTGTTGGGCGTAGTGGGAGGTGTAGTGATACTCACAATCATCTTATTGCTACTTTGGTGGTGGTTTCTGGTACAATTTTCTTCCCGATTCTTAATAATCCAACAAGTGATGTGTTGTGTCTTACCCTGGACACCCTGTGCCATTTATTCCCCTTGCTCAATTTTGTACATGTACAATATTAATATCACACACTCCCCCTCAAGATATAATCATACCCATCTTGCTACAAATTGCCTGTTGGggaacattgcatggaaaacaaaaaaatctacgcacacgcaagatctatccatggagatgcatagctacgagagggggagagcatcttcatacccttgaaggtcgctaagcggaagcgttatcaatgcggttgatgtagtcgtacaccttcacgatccgtcctgatcaagtaccgaacgtacggcacctccgcgttcagcacacgttcagctcgatgacgtcatcgccttcttgatccagcaagaggggcgaagtagtagatgagttctggcagcacgacggcgtggtgacggtggtgggtgaagaacaatctccgcagggtttcgccaagcacaacggaaactatgacggaggataaactagaagGGCGGGGTTGCCGGTACACGGCTTGGTGAATCTTGATGTGTTTCGGGTGCTAGCcttgcccctctatttatatgttgatcCCTGGGGTCGTTTCTTGGAGAAAAAACCTCCTTAAAGTCGGTTTAGCCTGCAAGTCAAGTGTCCTTCTCGGACTGCAGGACCAAACGCctgggtccctggcgtctggccccctggcctccgcaaaactccttttgcaccttcctaaagcctcgtgggctttaccccttggcccaaataaagtgttctcgtacccgaacatttcgggaaacatctgAAACCGCTTCTGGTGAATTCCGGAAGccttccggagaccaaacactattatcccatatatcaatctttacctccagactattctggagctcctcgtcatgtccgtgatctcatccgggactccgaacaaaattcggtcaccaacatacataactcatataatgcTATATCGTCAACGactgttaagcgtgcggaccctacgggttcgagaatgatgtcactagtagaaaaagggtcatctgtcccggttggtaagggccttttgtcccggttgttgaaccgggactaaagggtcgttactaatgccctagccctttagtcccggttcttacacgaaccgggacagatgggcctccacgtggccgccgcggccagcccaggcaggagggcctttggtcccggttggtgacaccaaccgggaccaaaaggcatccacgcgtcagcatttcagtggctgggtttttttttgaaagggggagggtttagggggtaatttagggtgtgtaagctagctaacagagagaactatcctctcttatttccgtgcctgatttaccaacgctactgctatgcctaaacatggcttagattaaagtgaaggcaacatgtggggcatgtcgaaagtaatattaatcgtaacttgatcaagtttggattagtactactttcgacatgcaccacatgcttgttgccttcacttcattccaatccatgttcatttcacccactgatatataataactcttcatgcccgcatcatgcatcatcataataacaagtcctactaatcatcatcatacaacttctactcgttattaataacaagtcatacgatcatcatcctcatagtcatcgaaccaaccctacttaattgttcttagcacatgatcatcagtattaggtaggacctaaataccctctttaaggtaaaatagca
The Aegilops tauschii subsp. strangulata cultivar AL8/78 chromosome 3, Aet v6.0, whole genome shotgun sequence genome window above contains:
- the LOC109769739 gene encoding uncharacterized protein At4g14100, whose translation is MAWPVLQQLLLIAAATTAAASSSATTPDGPAPWPEQFHAVLFTNLTNVSIASTGPPLRLHDLYYDWPRRRNLNLIRHQLSGDPLYDVEWNNGTTFYFDSATCRTQQVPVGVLPPGWLADGGAVYLGRETTGGIDCRVWGKADFILYYEDALTGRPVRWNFLDVTGLQQFVMSFEVGVVLEDDDQWQAPAHCFLDEAAHGTNEDDDHLDEWQAAMLFRKLAGAAAAY